From a single Sphingobium lignivorans genomic region:
- a CDS encoding ferredoxin--NADP reductase — protein MNDMAHQGFELEPTKALSVEKVLWVRHWNEHLFSFAVTRPASFRFRSGEFVMLGLQVEGKPLLRAYSIASAAYAEELEFLSIKVPDGPLTSRLCNIKEGDQLYLGRKPTGTLVADALKPGSRLFLLSTGTGLAPFLSLVRDPDIYDCFGQVILVHSVRRVADLAYREELESQLADDPLVQDQALLQFHYVPTVTREPFRTSGRIGTLIEDGTMFQGVSGPAKLDPETDRVMLCGSMAMIRELAAQLEEWGFEEGSNAKPGDYVIERAFVD, from the coding sequence ATGAACGACATGGCCCACCAGGGTTTCGAACTCGAACCGACCAAGGCGCTCAGCGTGGAGAAAGTGCTCTGGGTGCGGCACTGGAACGAGCATCTGTTCAGCTTCGCGGTGACGCGCCCGGCGAGCTTCCGTTTCCGCTCCGGCGAATTCGTGATGCTGGGCCTGCAGGTGGAGGGCAAGCCGCTGCTGCGCGCTTATTCCATCGCCAGCGCCGCTTATGCCGAGGAGCTGGAGTTCCTCTCCATCAAGGTGCCGGACGGCCCGCTCACCTCGCGCCTGTGCAACATCAAGGAAGGCGACCAGCTCTATCTCGGCCGCAAGCCGACCGGAACGCTGGTGGCCGATGCGCTCAAGCCGGGCAGCCGGCTGTTCCTGCTCTCGACCGGCACGGGCCTCGCGCCGTTCCTTAGCCTGGTGCGCGATCCGGACATCTATGACTGTTTCGGCCAGGTGATCCTGGTCCATTCCGTCCGGCGCGTCGCTGATCTTGCTTATCGCGAGGAGCTGGAGAGCCAGCTTGCCGACGATCCGCTGGTGCAGGATCAGGCGCTGCTGCAATTCCATTATGTGCCGACCGTGACGCGCGAGCCGTTCCGCACCAGCGGCCGGATCGGCACGCTCATCGAGGACGGCACGATGTTCCAGGGCGTCAGCGGCCCGGCGAAGCTCGATCCGGAGACGGATCGCGTCATGCTCTGCGGCTCCATGGCGATGATCCGCGAGCTGGCGGCCCAGCTTGAGGAATGGGGCTTCGAGGAAGGTTCGAATGCCAAGCCCGGCGACTATGTGATCGAGCGGGCTTTCGTCGACTGA
- a CDS encoding DUF6607 family protein — translation MISIRSFLGAGLLTLAFAVSPALAHPPIAAEQAAATFEQDRADILAMAGNYKVRFDMQESTRWDSAYTPLDRKISGGHEVVRVVEDTGRKIVLQHLLVVEMEGQSHIIKHWRQDWEYEPARVLVYSDRNAWTFEEVPERMRTGRWSQTVWQVDDSPRYGGWGQFETQGGVRRWRSNWTWRPLARRDAVRKPVYDRYLSINRHQNTPDGWIHWQDNSKMGPKNGKLAPIVQEYVLNSYTRFDGYDVKAADDYWAATKDYWAAIRAEWDRIAAAKGGIAIQEEAETGTVISGRLLELGDDVAKGRTSTAAALSEAKKLMDANTRKL, via the coding sequence ATGATTTCCATCCGCAGTTTCCTCGGCGCCGGCCTGCTCACGCTCGCCTTCGCCGTCAGTCCCGCCCTTGCCCATCCGCCGATCGCGGCGGAGCAGGCCGCCGCGACCTTCGAGCAGGACCGTGCCGACATCCTCGCGATGGCCGGCAATTACAAGGTCCGCTTCGACATGCAGGAATCGACCCGCTGGGACAGCGCCTACACGCCGCTCGACCGCAAGATTTCCGGCGGACATGAAGTCGTCCGCGTGGTCGAGGATACGGGGCGCAAGATCGTCCTCCAGCATCTGCTGGTGGTCGAGATGGAGGGGCAGAGCCACATCATCAAGCACTGGCGGCAGGACTGGGAGTATGAGCCCGCCCGCGTGCTCGTCTATTCCGACCGCAATGCCTGGACCTTCGAGGAGGTGCCGGAGCGGATGCGCACCGGCCGCTGGTCGCAAACCGTGTGGCAAGTGGACGATTCCCCGCGTTATGGCGGCTGGGGCCAGTTCGAGACGCAGGGCGGTGTCCGGCGCTGGCGCTCCAACTGGACCTGGCGGCCGCTCGCCCGGCGGGACGCGGTGCGCAAGCCCGTCTACGACCGCTATCTTTCCATCAATCGCCACCAGAACACGCCCGACGGGTGGATCCACTGGCAGGACAACAGCAAGATGGGGCCGAAGAACGGCAAGCTCGCCCCGATCGTGCAGGAATATGTGCTGAACAGCTATACCCGGTTCGACGGCTATGACGTGAAGGCCGCTGACGACTACTGGGCCGCGACAAAGGACTATTGGGCAGCTATCCGCGCCGAGTGGGACCGGATCGCGGCGGCCAAGGGCGGCATCGCCATCCAGGAGGAGGCCGAGACGGGAACCGTCATTTCCGGCCGACTGCTCGAGCTGGGCGATGATGTCGCGAAGGGCAGGACAAGCACGGCGGCCGCGCTGAGCGAAGCCAAGAAGCTGATGGACGCCAACACGCGCAAATTGTGA
- a CDS encoding c-type cytochrome, with translation MVSQKARIAGRIGAATLVATLALAPLGQLLAQHEGHGGHQQAAPAGNAEKGKAVFENAACGACHVLAAAEATGEIGPSLDGNANLTHAFVLSRVRDGQGAMPPYAGQLSDEDIENVTAYVLSAAAKK, from the coding sequence GTGGTTTCGCAAAAGGCAAGGATCGCCGGACGGATCGGCGCCGCGACGCTCGTGGCCACGCTGGCCCTCGCGCCGCTGGGGCAATTGCTCGCGCAGCATGAGGGGCATGGGGGACATCAGCAGGCCGCGCCGGCGGGTAATGCCGAGAAGGGCAAGGCCGTGTTCGAGAATGCGGCCTGCGGGGCTTGCCATGTCCTCGCCGCTGCGGAAGCGACGGGCGAGATCGGGCCTTCGCTCGATGGCAACGCCAATCTCACCCATGCCTTCGTCCTGAGCCGCGTGCGGGACGGGCAGGGCGCCATGCCGCCTTATGCCGGCCAGCTCAGCGACGAGGATATCGAGAATGTCACGGCCTATGTGCTGAGCGCTGCCGCCAAGAAATAA
- a CDS encoding PQQ-binding-like beta-propeller repeat protein, whose translation MRRSMALMLSAALLAQTAQAQSGSAPPPGDWPRYARDLGSTRFSPLRQIDRGNVGKLSQAWSFRVRPEGGGGLVGSSTPIAVDGVLYLPIGNAVVALEGHTGKELWRHPVKGLARRTVSWWPGDGTLGPRLFYSNGASITALDPRTGEIDTGFGKDGSVALGVPYASPPTVYKNVLVVGANVAEMLVGPSGNSRAFDARTGEKLWEFNTVPQPGEVGHETWLNDGWKGRSGTNVWVWYMTVDEKTDTLYMPVGGPSANYYGGDRPGANLFGNSIVAVDALTGKYRWHFQTIHHDLWDSDLPAPPVLYDAKVGGRTVQALAETGKPGLMYILDRHDGKPVFGVEEKPVAAADVPGEWYSPTQPIPVKPRDLVRNHWTPEDIVSAADTNEAHAAACRALLESYGGTFFNAGPFTPFFLHEDGGPVKASINLPNNGGSNWGGSAVDPESGLIFINVSEGGSIGFMEKRKEGADYGRGTAGSEQLYDRASLSGPGAYSTFTASYEDENGRKVTMPCIRPPWGRLIAVDGKTGEIAWATRLGVSDDLPEDRKDTGRNNGFGGPIVTAGGLVFIGATDDRRFRAFDARNGKELWEAKLEYSAQAVPITYQGKDGRQYVAVMAGGWGAVSGPQGAGGKPSNNESLMVFALPK comes from the coding sequence ATGCGTCGTTCGATGGCCCTGATGCTGAGCGCTGCCCTGCTGGCACAGACGGCGCAGGCGCAATCCGGCTCCGCGCCGCCGCCCGGCGACTGGCCGCGCTACGCCCGCGACCTTGGCAGCACGCGCTTCTCGCCCCTCCGGCAGATCGATCGCGGCAATGTCGGCAAGTTGAGCCAGGCCTGGTCGTTCCGGGTACGCCCCGAGGGCGGCGGCGGGCTGGTCGGCAGCTCCACGCCCATCGCGGTGGACGGCGTGCTCTATCTGCCCATCGGCAATGCGGTGGTGGCGCTGGAAGGCCACACCGGCAAGGAGCTCTGGCGCCATCCGGTCAAGGGCCTCGCGCGGCGCACGGTCTCCTGGTGGCCCGGCGATGGCACGCTCGGCCCGCGCCTCTTCTACAGCAACGGCGCCAGCATCACCGCGCTCGACCCCCGCACGGGCGAGATCGACACGGGCTTCGGCAAGGACGGCTCGGTCGCGCTCGGGGTTCCTTATGCGTCCCCGCCGACCGTCTACAAGAATGTGCTCGTGGTCGGCGCGAATGTCGCGGAGATGCTCGTCGGCCCATCCGGCAACAGCCGCGCCTTCGATGCCCGCACCGGCGAGAAGCTCTGGGAATTCAACACCGTGCCGCAGCCCGGCGAGGTCGGCCACGAGACATGGCTGAACGACGGCTGGAAAGGCCGATCCGGCACCAATGTCTGGGTCTGGTACATGACCGTCGATGAGAAGACGGACACGCTCTACATGCCGGTGGGCGGACCCTCGGCCAATTATTATGGCGGGGACCGGCCCGGCGCCAACCTGTTCGGCAACTCGATCGTCGCGGTGGACGCGCTGACCGGCAAATATCGCTGGCATTTCCAGACGATCCACCACGACCTGTGGGATTCCGACCTTCCCGCGCCGCCGGTGCTCTACGACGCCAAGGTGGGCGGGCGGACAGTGCAGGCGCTGGCCGAGACCGGCAAGCCCGGCCTCATGTACATTCTGGACCGGCACGACGGAAAGCCGGTGTTCGGCGTGGAGGAAAAGCCGGTCGCGGCGGCGGACGTGCCGGGCGAATGGTATTCGCCGACCCAGCCCATCCCGGTGAAGCCGCGCGACCTCGTGCGCAATCACTGGACGCCGGAAGACATCGTTTCCGCCGCCGACACGAACGAGGCCCATGCCGCCGCCTGCCGCGCGCTGCTGGAGAGCTATGGCGGCACCTTCTTCAATGCCGGCCCCTTCACGCCTTTCTTCCTGCATGAGGACGGCGGGCCGGTGAAAGCCTCCATCAACCTGCCCAACAATGGCGGTTCGAACTGGGGCGGCAGCGCCGTGGACCCGGAGAGCGGCCTCATCTTCATCAATGTGAGCGAAGGCGGCAGCATCGGCTTCATGGAGAAGCGTAAGGAAGGCGCCGACTATGGACGCGGCACGGCCGGCTCCGAGCAGCTTTACGACCGCGCCAGCCTGAGCGGGCCCGGCGCCTATTCCACCTTCACCGCGAGCTATGAGGACGAGAACGGGCGCAAGGTCACCATGCCCTGCATCCGCCCGCCCTGGGGCCGGCTGATCGCCGTGGACGGCAAGACCGGCGAGATCGCCTGGGCGACCCGGCTCGGCGTGAGCGACGACCTGCCCGAGGACAGGAAGGACACGGGGCGCAACAACGGGTTTGGCGGGCCGATTGTCACGGCCGGCGGGCTGGTCTTCATCGGAGCGACGGACGACCGGCGCTTCCGCGCCTTCGATGCGCGCAACGGCAAGGAACTGTGGGAAGCGAAGCTCGAATATAGTGCGCAGGCCGTCCCCATCACTTATCAGGGCAAGGACGGACGGCAATATGTCGCCGTCATGGCCGGCGGATGGGGCGCGGTGAGCGGCCCGCAGGGCGCGGGCGGCAAGCCGAGCAACAATGAATCGCTCATGGTCTTCGCCCTGCCGAAATGA
- a CDS encoding VOC family protein — protein MHGPFKTALVAISLLMAPATMAQPSASPAPAATPEKPRFTQDSMNVYRRFEPGLTPQMVTFYGEALGLKPLQPIQLNASQQMILFGIGTGQIKLAAGLKEGRLHHVGGPADATGIRLFALRYPDEAALTARFKAAGFPAPAFKDMGGGLRGALVSDPAGFGIQLVIDPQARPGVDVGINVSDLERSRAFYRSFVGLEELPPVEDRLLGVTKYPFRHGETTINLWSAGKDLPADTGSAGIQYVIGNVDGVNAAALRDKVTVEEPLGGLPNFSIRFVWLNDPDGVTNYFAQPGANERPATGG, from the coding sequence ATGCACGGCCCATTCAAGACCGCCCTTGTCGCGATATCGCTGCTGATGGCCCCGGCCACCATGGCCCAGCCCAGCGCCAGCCCTGCCCCCGCCGCCACGCCGGAAAAGCCGCGCTTCACGCAGGACTCGATGAATGTCTACCGGCGGTTCGAACCCGGCCTGACACCGCAGATGGTGACATTCTACGGCGAAGCGCTCGGGCTGAAGCCGCTCCAGCCGATCCAGCTCAACGCCAGCCAGCAGATGATCCTCTTCGGCATCGGCACCGGGCAGATCAAGCTGGCGGCCGGCCTCAAGGAAGGGCGACTCCATCATGTGGGCGGGCCCGCCGATGCCACCGGCATCCGCCTCTTCGCCCTGCGCTACCCGGACGAAGCCGCGCTGACCGCCCGGTTCAAGGCCGCGGGCTTCCCGGCCCCGGCATTCAAGGACATGGGCGGCGGCCTGCGCGGCGCGCTGGTGAGCGATCCCGCCGGGTTCGGCATCCAGCTCGTCATCGATCCGCAGGCGCGGCCGGGCGTCGATGTCGGCATCAACGTCTCGGATCTCGAGCGCAGCCGGGCCTTCTACCGCAGCTTCGTGGGCCTTGAGGAACTGCCGCCGGTGGAGGACAGGCTGCTGGGCGTGACCAAATATCCCTTCCGCCATGGCGAGACGACGATCAACCTGTGGTCGGCCGGCAAGGACCTGCCCGCCGACACGGGCAGCGCCGGCATCCAATATGTGATCGGCAATGTCGACGGCGTGAATGCCGCCGCGCTGCGGGACAAGGTGACGGTCGAGGAGCCGCTGGGCGGCCTGCCCAATTTCAGCATCCGCTTCGTGTGGCTCAATGATCCCGACGGCGTGACCAACTATTTCGCGCAGCCCGGCGCGAATGAGCGGCCGGCGACTGGCGGGTAG
- a CDS encoding TonB-dependent receptor translates to MNAFRFPTLLRLTAAMPALVLGVPALAQAPADDPQDIIITAQRANETQVRAGGSVGVLGDKAAEDVPFSIRGYNAALILNQQPQTLGQVLENDPTIRTTYGFGNAAEQFVIRGYPLYGDDVGLDGLYGIAPRQLVAPELYESVQVLNGASAFLNGAAPGGTGIGGSVNLILKRADRALNRATLNYASGEHFGGSVDLARRFGSGEAFGLRLNGVARRGDVGVDDEFRSTYAVGGAFDYDGGPLRLSLDLAYNRVHVRGLRPKVTVGSAEIPVVPDAAHNYAQPWTYTTMRDIFGIARLEYDLADNALFYASFGARDGMEDGIYGGITVTDAQTGAATGNALYVPRTDNNEAAQAGVRIDLAAGGVTQQFNIGGSAVWQVNRNGYDFLYGPGFAGFATNLYVTPEVPIPASALVGGDLDNPFPISRSNLFSVFASDTIGLWQDRILLTVGGRIQNMRFRSYSYADGALASDYESSAITPVVGLVLKPVAGVSFFANRIENLAQGPTAPLSGFYPGLGTLPVSNAGEIFAPYRAVQYEVGGKVSLGGIDASLALYQTELPVGQVGPDADNPGFLRFDLFGEQRNRGIEFTIDGEVARGLRVIAGGSVIEAELRDTPGGVQDGNKAQGIPDYMLNANVEWDVPFLPALTLTGRVVHTGKQWLSTANTQRLPEWTRFDLGMRYVAVVGDKPLTLRFNVDNVANERYWASAFDAFNQTLLQGAPRTFKASASIDF, encoded by the coding sequence ATGAATGCGTTCCGTTTCCCGACCCTGCTTCGCCTGACCGCCGCCATGCCGGCGCTGGTCCTTGGCGTGCCTGCGCTCGCGCAGGCGCCAGCGGACGATCCACAGGACATCATCATCACCGCGCAGCGCGCGAACGAGACGCAGGTGCGCGCCGGTGGCAGCGTCGGCGTGCTGGGCGACAAGGCGGCGGAAGACGTGCCGTTCAGCATCCGGGGCTACAATGCCGCGCTCATTCTCAACCAGCAGCCGCAGACGCTGGGGCAGGTGCTGGAAAATGATCCGACGATCCGCACCACTTACGGGTTCGGCAATGCCGCCGAGCAGTTCGTGATTCGCGGCTATCCGCTCTATGGCGACGATGTCGGGCTGGACGGGCTCTATGGCATCGCGCCGCGCCAGCTCGTCGCGCCGGAACTCTATGAATCGGTGCAGGTCTTGAATGGCGCCAGTGCCTTCCTGAATGGCGCGGCGCCCGGCGGAACGGGCATCGGCGGCAGCGTCAACCTCATCCTCAAGCGGGCGGACCGCGCGCTCAATCGCGCCACGCTCAATTATGCGTCGGGCGAGCATTTCGGCGGCTCGGTGGATCTGGCGCGCCGCTTCGGCAGCGGCGAGGCGTTCGGGCTCCGGCTGAACGGCGTCGCGCGGCGCGGCGATGTCGGCGTCGATGACGAGTTCCGCAGCACTTATGCGGTGGGCGGCGCGTTCGATTATGATGGCGGGCCGCTGCGGCTCTCGCTCGATCTCGCCTATAATCGCGTCCATGTACGCGGGCTGCGGCCCAAGGTCACGGTCGGCAGCGCCGAGATCCCCGTCGTCCCGGACGCCGCGCATAATTATGCGCAGCCCTGGACCTACACCACGATGCGGGACATCTTCGGCATCGCCCGGCTGGAATATGACCTGGCCGACAATGCTTTGTTCTATGCCTCCTTCGGCGCGCGCGATGGCATGGAGGACGGGATCTACGGCGGCATCACCGTGACGGATGCGCAGACGGGCGCCGCGACCGGCAATGCGCTCTACGTCCCGCGGACGGACAATAACGAGGCGGCGCAGGCGGGCGTGCGGATCGACCTGGCGGCGGGCGGCGTCACGCAGCAGTTCAACATCGGCGGATCGGCGGTCTGGCAAGTCAACCGCAATGGCTATGACTTCCTCTACGGGCCCGGCTTCGCGGGCTTCGCCACCAATCTCTACGTAACGCCGGAAGTTCCGATCCCCGCCTCGGCGCTCGTCGGCGGCGATCTGGACAATCCTTTCCCGATCAGCCGCTCGAACCTGTTCAGCGTCTTCGCGTCGGACACGATCGGCCTGTGGCAGGACCGCATTCTCCTGACGGTGGGCGGGCGCATCCAGAACATGCGCTTCCGCAGCTATTCCTATGCCGATGGCGCGCTGGCCTCGGATTATGAGAGCAGCGCCATCACCCCGGTGGTCGGACTGGTGCTCAAGCCCGTCGCGGGCGTCTCGTTCTTCGCCAATCGCATCGAAAATCTGGCGCAGGGGCCGACCGCGCCGCTGTCCGGCTTCTATCCCGGCCTCGGCACGCTGCCGGTGAGCAACGCTGGCGAGATTTTCGCGCCCTATCGCGCGGTGCAATATGAAGTCGGCGGCAAGGTCTCGCTGGGCGGCATCGATGCGAGCCTCGCGCTGTACCAGACCGAGCTGCCCGTCGGCCAGGTGGGGCCGGACGCAGACAATCCGGGTTTCCTGCGCTTCGACCTGTTCGGCGAGCAGCGCAATCGCGGCATCGAGTTCACTATCGACGGCGAGGTGGCGCGCGGCCTTCGCGTCATCGCGGGTGGGTCCGTGATCGAGGCCGAGCTGCGCGATACGCCCGGTGGCGTGCAGGACGGCAACAAGGCGCAGGGCATTCCCGATTACATGCTCAACGCCAATGTCGAATGGGATGTCCCGTTCCTGCCCGCGCTCACGCTGACCGGCCGCGTGGTCCACACCGGCAAGCAGTGGTTGAGCACCGCCAACACCCAGCGCCTGCCCGAGTGGACGCGCTTCGATCTCGGTATGCGCTATGTGGCAGTGGTAGGGGACAAGCCGCTCACCTTGCGCTTCAATGTCGATAACGTCGCCAATGAGCGCTACTGGGCCTCGGCCTTCGATGCATTCAACCAGACCTTGCTGCAGGGTGCCCCGCGCACCTTCAAGGCATCGGCTTCGATCGACTTCTGA
- a CDS encoding TonB-dependent hemoglobin/transferrin/lactoferrin family receptor: MTSAGSAAVACRRAPESGIDQRTARARRHGRGTIRYASAASLVLASALCATEAMAQDNDGLYLLNRLNRIVVTATRTPVRIEDSPVTVSIIDEEQMADELVTDIRDLVRFEPGVSVQRQPARFNAALSATGRTGNDSFNIRGIGGNRVLIQVDGVRVPDGFSFGAQAAGRGDYVDLGLIKSVEILRGPSSALYGSDGLAGAVSFITADPVDFLEGSASVGGLVRAAYSSADNEFSETAILAGRAGDWSAMAAYTRRDFNELKNKGSVGGTGAARTEPNPQDGHSNALLGRIVYAPSGSGHKIRLTGEYLDTWLFTNGLTGLSSTVELLHGRDTGERKRVALDWSWTGTGAITAARAAIYWQDGLDSQFTDEDRTPAVDRERLNTFENRVIGAAADAQSEFATGALSHRLVFGGDVSKTRQRGLRDGTVPPAGETFPTRAFPSTDFTRGGLFVGDEISLADGLFTLYPALRFDFYDLSPDDDPLLPTFAGAAQDGSRLSPKLGAVLKLDKGIRLFANYATGFKAPEPGQVNQFFENLAFGYKSEPNPDLKPERSESFEGGVRFASRNVNLDLTAFSSIYHDFISQEVVGGGFTPSDPAIYQFINLSRVKVKGAEARAEFRAESGLHGTLAFSYATGDVDGSGLTDLPLTTIDPIKLVVGVGYRDPGGLFGGQIIATHSARKSEDRTTGTDADGSPTTICSGAPCYRPGAFTILDATMFVKPMDGLTLRAGIFNILDKKYAWWSDVRGLSASSTVTDAYTQPGRNASLSLSYRF, translated from the coding sequence ATGACGAGTGCGGGATCAGCAGCCGTGGCGTGCCGGCGGGCGCCGGAATCGGGCATCGACCAGCGAACCGCGCGTGCGCGGCGCCATGGCCGGGGCACGATCCGGTATGCAAGCGCGGCGAGCTTGGTGCTCGCGAGCGCCCTCTGCGCCACCGAAGCCATGGCGCAGGACAATGACGGGCTTTACCTGCTCAACCGGCTGAACCGCATCGTCGTCACGGCCACGCGCACCCCGGTGCGGATCGAGGATTCGCCCGTCACCGTCTCCATCATCGACGAGGAGCAGATGGCAGACGAGCTGGTCACGGACATTCGCGACCTCGTCCGCTTCGAACCGGGCGTGAGCGTCCAGCGCCAGCCCGCCCGCTTCAATGCCGCGCTGAGCGCGACGGGGCGCACCGGCAACGACAGTTTCAACATCCGGGGCATCGGCGGCAATCGCGTGCTCATCCAGGTGGACGGCGTGCGCGTGCCGGACGGCTTCAGCTTCGGCGCGCAGGCCGCCGGGCGCGGCGACTATGTCGACCTTGGCCTCATCAAATCCGTCGAGATACTGCGCGGCCCGTCCTCCGCGCTGTATGGCAGTGATGGGCTCGCGGGCGCCGTGAGCTTCATCACTGCCGACCCCGTCGACTTTCTGGAAGGCAGCGCCTCGGTCGGCGGGCTCGTGCGCGCGGCCTACAGCAGCGCGGACAACGAGTTCAGCGAAACCGCAATCCTCGCCGGCAGGGCCGGCGACTGGTCGGCCATGGCTGCCTATACGCGGCGCGACTTCAACGAGCTGAAGAACAAGGGCAGCGTCGGCGGCACGGGCGCCGCGCGCACGGAGCCCAACCCGCAGGATGGCCATTCCAATGCCCTGCTCGGCCGCATCGTCTATGCGCCGTCCGGCAGCGGCCACAAGATCCGGCTGACCGGCGAATATCTCGACACCTGGCTGTTCACCAACGGCCTGACCGGCCTCAGCTCCACCGTGGAGCTGCTGCACGGCCGCGACACCGGCGAGCGCAAGCGCGTCGCGCTGGACTGGAGCTGGACCGGCACCGGCGCCATCACGGCCGCCCGGGCCGCCATCTACTGGCAGGATGGGCTCGACAGCCAGTTCACTGACGAGGACCGCACGCCCGCGGTCGATCGCGAGCGGCTCAACACGTTCGAGAACCGGGTGATCGGCGCGGCCGCCGACGCGCAATCGGAATTCGCCACCGGCGCGCTGTCGCACCGGCTCGTCTTCGGCGGCGACGTGAGCAAAACCCGCCAGCGCGGCCTGCGGGACGGCACCGTGCCGCCGGCCGGCGAGACCTTCCCGACCCGCGCCTTCCCCAGCACCGACTTCACCCGGGGCGGCCTGTTCGTGGGCGACGAGATCAGCCTCGCGGACGGGCTCTTCACCCTGTATCCGGCGCTGCGCTTCGACTTCTACGATCTCTCGCCGGACGACGACCCGCTGCTGCCCACTTTCGCAGGCGCGGCGCAGGACGGCTCGCGCCTGTCACCCAAGCTGGGCGCCGTGCTCAAGCTGGACAAGGGCATCCGGCTGTTCGCGAACTATGCCACCGGCTTCAAGGCGCCCGAGCCCGGGCAAGTGAACCAGTTCTTCGAGAATCTGGCGTTCGGCTACAAGTCCGAGCCCAATCCCGACCTCAAGCCGGAGCGAAGCGAGAGCTTCGAGGGCGGCGTGCGCTTCGCGAGCCGCAACGTGAACCTCGATCTGACCGCCTTCTCCTCGATCTACCATGATTTCATCAGCCAGGAAGTGGTGGGCGGCGGCTTCACGCCCAGCGATCCGGCGATCTATCAGTTCATCAATCTCTCGCGGGTGAAAGTGAAAGGCGCCGAGGCGCGCGCCGAGTTCCGCGCGGAGTCCGGCCTGCACGGCACGCTCGCATTCTCCTATGCGACGGGCGACGTCGACGGCTCCGGCCTGACCGATCTGCCGCTGACCACCATCGACCCGATCAAGCTGGTGGTGGGCGTGGGCTATCGCGATCCGGGCGGCCTGTTCGGCGGACAGATCATCGCGACGCACAGCGCCCGCAAGTCCGAGGATCGCACGACCGGCACGGATGCGGACGGCAGCCCGACGACCATCTGCAGCGGCGCGCCATGCTATCGCCCGGGCGCCTTCACCATCCTCGATGCCACGATGTTCGTGAAGCCGATGGACGGCCTCACGCTGCGCGCGGGCATCTTCAACATCCTCGACAAAAAATATGCGTGGTGGAGCGACGTGCGGGGCCTGAGCGCCTCCTCGACCGTGACCGACGCCTACACCCAGCCCGGACGCAACGCCAGCCTCTCGCTCAGCTATCGTTTCTGA